The following are encoded together in the Methylorubrum sp. B1-46 genome:
- a CDS encoding AAA family ATPase produces the protein MLAPSSLLPSTDPRAHDGTSSDQLARAFLQQLAQDERKRLKADQRSNPFGFGDDPLLDEDDAIEQIVVQDEENRPEATHVPVPADLAAVAVMLARAIEAEPGLVRRLRREAPVVTLATHVTDLVEPVRIVAEKCLFRADTKVVELSSGRARELTRRNAALFVCDGVGRDARPEKGNDVIGTALHVRVPIVGIAPDPKRQLPRDLMRSAEHRITLPSLDQAGLALVVEAVVGSRPSRGIDQDLLRMIDIVDLPVALRRATSSDSCIEALERIVAAKADYLGEGTALEELDGYGEAKTWGLAAASDLQAYRSGQLSWAEFDHRGLLLSGPPGVGKTSFARALAKSARVPLVGTSVAEWNSADYLSGTLQAIRKVFAQAKAQAPCILFIDEIDGISDRGQIRGEYVQYWTQIVNLFLELLAGVDERPGVVVVAATNYPEKIDPAVKRAGRLDREIAIAKPDTAALAQIFRHHLGREILPSASMLPLALAARGMTGADVEAFIRRAKGTARRKARAVTVDDVLAEVRQGRRPLPATIRHRVAVHEAGHAVVSHALGFGMLTDLSLHDNGGQACLQLAMEGAATLHELEAAMASLLAGRIAEEIELGAGSIGAGFGANSDLAMATAIARDIELTFGLGQLGNVHLEAAADTVLIAGVLPAVVERLRHASERARRILTERRPALQALAGMLEESGYLSRHEIDLALKTETDCESDVCSTTAAEVL, from the coding sequence ATGCTCGCTCCATCCTCTTTGCTTCCATCCACGGATCCGCGTGCCCATGACGGCACATCCTCCGACCAACTCGCACGTGCCTTCCTGCAACAACTCGCCCAGGACGAACGCAAGCGCCTCAAGGCCGACCAACGCTCCAACCCGTTCGGCTTCGGGGATGACCCTCTTCTCGACGAGGACGACGCCATCGAGCAAATCGTCGTCCAGGATGAAGAGAACCGACCGGAGGCCACGCATGTCCCGGTTCCAGCGGATCTCGCCGCCGTGGCCGTTATGCTCGCTCGCGCGATCGAGGCAGAGCCCGGTCTTGTTCGCCGGCTGCGCCGCGAGGCGCCCGTCGTCACGCTCGCCACGCACGTGACCGATCTTGTCGAACCTGTCCGCATCGTCGCGGAGAAGTGCCTGTTCCGGGCAGACACGAAGGTCGTAGAACTCTCGAGCGGGAGAGCCCGTGAGCTGACCCGCAGAAATGCCGCCCTGTTCGTCTGCGATGGGGTCGGTCGCGACGCTCGGCCCGAGAAGGGCAATGATGTGATCGGCACCGCACTGCATGTGCGGGTTCCGATCGTTGGAATTGCCCCGGATCCGAAGCGTCAACTGCCGCGCGACCTGATGCGCTCTGCCGAACACCGGATCACTCTGCCGAGTCTGGATCAGGCTGGACTCGCACTCGTTGTTGAAGCCGTGGTCGGCAGCCGGCCATCGCGGGGGATCGATCAGGATCTGCTGCGCATGATCGACATCGTTGATCTGCCCGTCGCTCTCCGGAGGGCGACGTCCTCCGATTCATGCATCGAAGCGCTGGAGCGCATCGTTGCAGCCAAGGCCGACTATCTCGGCGAAGGAACTGCACTGGAGGAGCTTGACGGCTACGGCGAGGCCAAGACCTGGGGGCTCGCCGCCGCGTCCGACCTGCAAGCCTACCGGAGCGGCCAGTTGAGTTGGGCCGAATTCGACCATCGCGGCCTGCTGCTCTCGGGGCCGCCTGGCGTCGGCAAAACGAGCTTTGCCCGTGCGTTGGCAAAATCTGCACGCGTCCCGCTGGTGGGGACCTCGGTCGCAGAGTGGAACAGCGCCGACTACCTGTCGGGGACGCTCCAGGCGATCCGCAAGGTCTTCGCGCAGGCAAAGGCGCAAGCACCCTGTATCCTGTTTATCGACGAGATCGACGGCATCTCCGACCGTGGGCAGATTCGGGGCGAATATGTGCAGTACTGGACCCAGATCGTGAACCTATTCCTCGAGCTGCTCGCCGGGGTGGACGAGCGGCCTGGCGTTGTGGTGGTGGCCGCCACGAATTACCCAGAAAAGATCGATCCCGCCGTGAAGCGAGCGGGACGTCTGGACCGAGAGATCGCAATCGCGAAACCGGATACGGCGGCTCTAGCCCAGATCTTCCGCCACCATCTCGGGCGCGAGATTCTGCCGAGCGCGTCGATGCTGCCGCTGGCCTTGGCGGCTCGCGGCATGACGGGGGCGGACGTCGAGGCCTTCATTCGGCGTGCCAAGGGGACGGCGCGCCGTAAAGCCAGAGCCGTGACTGTTGACGATGTACTGGCCGAGGTTCGACAGGGGCGCCGTCCACTCCCGGCCACCATCAGGCACCGCGTCGCCGTCCATGAGGCAGGGCACGCGGTCGTCAGCCACGCCCTTGGCTTCGGCATGCTCACGGACCTCTCCCTGCACGACAATGGCGGGCAGGCCTGCCTGCAACTGGCTATGGAGGGAGCTGCGACCCTGCACGAGCTGGAGGCGGCCATGGCGTCGCTCCTAGCCGGCCGGATCGCGGAGGAGATCGAACTCGGTGCAGGGTCGATCGGCGCAGGCTTCGGCGCGAACTCCGACCTCGCGATGGCGACGGCTATCGCACGCGACATCGAGTTGACATTCGGCCTCGGGCAACTCGGGAATGTGCATCTGGAGGCTGCGGCTGACACAGTCCTGATCGCGGGCGTTCTCCCGGCTGTTGTCGAGCGCCTACGGCACGCGAGCGAGCGAGCGCGAAGAATCCTAACTGAGCGCAGACCGGCACTACAGGCGCTCGCAGGAATGCTCGAGGAAAGCGGCTACCTTTCCCGGCACGAGATCGACCTCGCGCTAAAGACGGAGACAGACTGCGAATCCGACGTGTGTTCCACGACTGCCGCAGAGGTGTTGTGA
- a CDS encoding IS3-like element ISMch5 family transposase (programmed frameshift), which yields MQRRKFGREFKIEAVRLIRERGVSVAQAARDLDVHETMLHRWVRQAAADPQHAFPGQGQMKPEQIEIDRLRKEVARLKAERDIPKKGRRILCEGRDMKFAFIAKHRAVWPVAWMCAALGVSRSGFHAWLTRQPSRRTRDDEAILSKAHASFVASDRTYGARRVWRDVLAQGVSCGLHRIERIMRENALRARPRRRGLPKDEGERAAASPNLLERRFAADAPNRKWIADFTYIWTAEGWLYVAAVIDLFSRRVVGWSMQASMTAQLVTDALVMAIWRRGKPDALLHHSDQGSQYTSEAFQRQMTEHGVTCSMSRSGNVWDNAAMESFFSSLKTERTARRTYRTRDEARADVFDSIERFYNLARRHSTLGYLSPVEFENRTQLA from the exons ATGCAGCGTCGCAAGTTCGGACGTGAGTTCAAGATCGAGGCGGTTCGACTGATTCGGGAACGTGGTGTCAGTGTCGCGCAGGCCGCGCGCGATCTCGATGTTCACGAGACGATGCTGCACCGGTGGGTGAGGCAGGCGGCGGCCGATCCCCAACACGCTTTTCCCGGTCAGGGGCAGATGAAGCCCGAGCAGATCGAGATCGACCGGCTGCGCAAGGAGGTCGCTCGTCTAAAAGCGGAGCGTGATATCC CTAAAAAAGGCCGCCGCATACTTTGCGAGGGACGCGATATGAAGTTCGCGTTCATCGCAAAGCATCGTGCTGTCTGGCCAGTTGCCTGGATGTGCGCGGCGCTGGGTGTCTCGCGCTCCGGCTTCCACGCTTGGCTCACCCGGCAGCCTAGCCGACGCACACGGGACGACGAAGCTATCCTGAGCAAGGCCCACGCGAGCTTCGTGGCCAGCGACCGCACCTACGGCGCGAGGCGCGTCTGGCGCGATGTGCTCGCCCAGGGCGTGTCATGCGGGCTGCACCGCATCGAGCGGATCATGCGCGAGAATGCCTTGCGAGCGCGACCGCGCCGACGGGGCCTGCCAAAGGACGAAGGTGAGCGGGCCGCTGCCTCGCCCAATCTCCTGGAGCGGCGGTTCGCGGCCGACGCTCCGAACCGGAAGTGGATCGCCGACTTCACGTATATCTGGACCGCCGAGGGCTGGCTCTACGTCGCCGCCGTCATCGATCTGTTCTCGCGCCGTGTCGTGGGCTGGTCGATGCAGGCCAGTATGACGGCTCAACTCGTGACAGATGCGCTCGTCATGGCGATCTGGCGCAGAGGCAAGCCGGATGCCTTGCTGCATCACTCGGACCAGGGCTCGCAATACACGAGCGAAGCCTTCCAGCGTCAAATGACCGAGCACGGCGTGACCTGCTCGATGAGCCGTTCGGGCAACGTCTGGGACAACGCGGCAATGGAGAGCTTCTTCTCCTCGCTGAAGACCGAGCGCACCGCCCGACGGACCTACCGGACGCGGGATGAAGCCCGTGCAGACGTGTTCGATTCCATCGAGCGCTTCTACAACCTGGCGCGGCGGCACTCGACCTTGGGCTACCTCAGCCCCGTCGAGTTCGAAAACCGAACCCAATTAGCTTAG
- a CDS encoding helix-turn-helix transcriptional regulator, translating into MQTRAILNSDELDSLRLLGQRVRLARLRRNLTQQELGERMGVGRLTVVSLEKGRPGVSLSTALKALTVFGYTDRLGKLLEVDPLGEELEVATGRQRASHVSGVADF; encoded by the coding sequence ATGCAGACGCGTGCAATCCTCAACTCCGACGAACTCGACAGCTTACGCCTGCTCGGTCAAAGGGTCCGCCTCGCTCGACTGCGGCGGAACCTTACTCAGCAGGAACTGGGCGAACGGATGGGGGTGGGCAGGCTGACCGTCGTATCGCTGGAGAAGGGGCGTCCGGGCGTGAGCCTGTCGACGGCGCTGAAGGCGCTGACCGTCTTCGGCTACACGGACAGGCTCGGGAAGCTGCTTGAGGTCGATCCGCTCGGGGAGGAGCTTGAGGTCGCCACGGGCCGGCAGCGCGCCAGCCACGTCTCTGGCGTCGCCGACTTCTGA